In the Ictalurus punctatus breed USDA103 chromosome 7, Coco_2.0, whole genome shotgun sequence genome, one interval contains:
- the adcyap1b gene encoding adenylate cyclase activating polypeptide 1b isoform X2, producing MAKSSRATLALLIYGILMRYSAQCTPIGMGFPNMRLENDVFGDEGNSLSELSYEPDTMSARSAPALPEDAYTLYYPPERSEEEEDEEDSEPLSKRHSDGIFTDSYSRYRKQMAVKKYLAAVLGRRYRQRFRNKGRRFAYL from the exons ATGGCCAAATCTAGTAGAGCTACTTTGGCTCTGCTCATCTACGGGATCTTAATGCGCTACAGCGCCCAATGCACACCCATCGGAATGGGCTTCCCCAACATGAG GCTAGAAAACGACGTGTTTGGGGACGAGGGAAACTCGTTAAGTGAGCTCTCCTATGAGCCGGACACGATGAGCGCGCGCAGTGCTCCAGCCCTCCCGGAGGACGCTTACACACTGTATTATCCTCCCGAGAGAAG TGAGGAAGAAGAGGACGAGGAAGACTCGGAGCCACTGTCGAAGCGCCACTCGGACGGCATTTTCACGGACAGCTACAGCCGCTACCGGAAACAAATGGCCGTAAAAAAATACCTTGCAGCAGTGCTGGGAAGAAGGTACAGACAGAGGTTTAGAAACAAAGGACGCCGCTTTGCTTATTTgtag
- the adcyap1b gene encoding adenylate cyclase activating polypeptide 1b isoform X1, which translates to MAKSSRATLALLIYGILMRYSAQCTPIGMGFPNMRLENDVFGDEGNSLSELSYEPDTMSARSAPALPEDAYTLYYPPERRAETHADGLLDRALRDILVQLSARKYLHSLTAVRVGEEEEDEEDSEPLSKRHSDGIFTDSYSRYRKQMAVKKYLAAVLGRRYRQRFRNKGRRFAYL; encoded by the exons ATGGCCAAATCTAGTAGAGCTACTTTGGCTCTGCTCATCTACGGGATCTTAATGCGCTACAGCGCCCAATGCACACCCATCGGAATGGGCTTCCCCAACATGAG GCTAGAAAACGACGTGTTTGGGGACGAGGGAAACTCGTTAAGTGAGCTCTCCTATGAGCCGGACACGATGAGCGCGCGCAGTGCTCCAGCCCTCCCGGAGGACGCTTACACACTGTATTATCCTCCCGAGAGAAG AGCCGAAACGCATGCAGACGGATTGTTAGATAGAGCCTTGAGGGACATCCTGGTTCAGTTATCAGCCCGAAAATATCTGCATTCTCTGACGGCAGTTCGTGTAGG TGAGGAAGAAGAGGACGAGGAAGACTCGGAGCCACTGTCGAAGCGCCACTCGGACGGCATTTTCACGGACAGCTACAGCCGCTACCGGAAACAAATGGCCGTAAAAAAATACCTTGCAGCAGTGCTGGGAAGAAGGTACAGACAGAGGTTTAGAAACAAAGGACGCCGCTTTGCTTATTTgtag